The sequence TAATCAGTCCTTCTTCCAAAATTGTCAGTCCTTGCTGGTACATTTTATTGTCAGCACACCATCTCGCAGTTTCAATAATATTTATGTAATCGTTATCTTTGCTAAATTTATCAAATCTTTCTTTCATCATTTCAAGAACCGGCATCAATGGTATTATATGCTGTCTTGAAGCACTTTCAGTAACTTCTCTCAGTTTTTCTTTTAATTCACATGCAACCCGTGTCAATTCCAAACCTCTACATGTAAACACTACGTCGCTAAAATTTTTCATTGATTCAGATAGTGCTCTTAACTGCCTCGAATCCATAAATAAAGTTTTTGGATCAACTCCTTGTTCTGATTTTGAAATAAATTTAAGTTTTTCCTTATTTACTCTTTTTATTTGTATATCTGTAAGTTCATGCACTACTGATACATCGCCGGTATTCAAATATCTGTCAATTCCCATCGTCCAGTCAAACAAATCCACAAAAGATGTGAGATCAAAAATGGGAGCATTTCTTTCCTCCAATGGAATTTTTGCCACTGTTTCGGGAGTGCCCAATACTTCAAACGCTCCATAATAAATACTCTTAAGCTTGCATTTTTTTACTACCCGGGCGTAATTTATCACTATAAAAACCAACATTGGCAAATATCTGAATGAATGGGTAACATCAAATATTATTTCATCATTTTCATCTATTTCATCAAATATCGTTCTAAATATTTCCCATAAATCTTCTTCTCTAATTCCATTAGGTATTCTTACACTTTTAAAATCAGCACCTGTTAACTCTTTGTATTTTTCAAGCTCACCTTTTAATCCCGGCCGTTTTTGCAGTTCATCCTCAATCTCTTGAACATCATTTTTGTCTCCTTTGTTATTCCATTTGTTATTTTCCCAATTACTTACATGTGCTTCATCAGTAGTAAAAATAATTATTTTATCAGGTATAACATTTTCCTGTCTCAAAATATCCAAAATTGCTTTCTGAACATAACAGCAATCATTAATTTTGAGTTCTTCCCTGTTTTTAATAAAATAATTACAAGGAACGTATTTCGACGTACCAAGAAGAGAAATGAATTTTAGCATTTCCTGACACACTCCCTTTGTTTTATTTATGCTATTACTTACAGCAATACAACCCTTATTTTATTCCTTTTCATTTCTTTCCTTAAAGGCATAATAAAAGTGGAAACCTCCAGTTGGAAGAACTGGCAATGAAAAAATTTCATTCCTTTTAGGTACGATAGAAAAGATATATTAATCGACTGGTTTTGGAATAAAAAGATTTAATTCTTTCCGGGTACAATAAAAAACTTTCTGTACAGATTAAACTCTTAGTTTATATTTTAACCCTATATAAACCAAAAATCAATAACATAAAAACAAAAAAACATTTTCTCATTTAAAATCAGCAAAATAAAAATATAATATTGCCATTTAGATATTCGTTACGATTTGCAGGCAGTTTGTTATATTAAACTGCCCCATTTTTCTCAATCTCTTTATAAGCCTCCATATAAGCCTGCATAGTTCCCTCATCAAAACAAACCATAAACACCTTTTCAATGCTGCTGTCCTCTCTTAAAAACTCGGATATTTCCTGCATGGCAATTCTTGCGGCCCGTTCTACAGGGAAACGGTAAGCACCCGTACTAATTGACGGAAACGCAATTGTCTTTATTCCGTTCTCCACGGCAAGCTTCAAAGAATTCCGATAACAAGACGCAAGCAACTGGTCTTCATTTTTATCTCCACCCTTCCAAACCGGCCCTACCGTATGTATAACATATTTTGCAGGAAGTTTATACCCCTTGGTAATCTTGGCTTCCCCGGTTTCACAGCCGTTCAATTTTCGACACTCCTCAAGAAGTTCCGGTCCGGCGGCCCGGTGAATGGCGCCATCCACTCCTCCGCCTCCAAGCAACGTCCTGTTTGCCGCATTTACTATGGCATCGGCTTCAATCTTTGTTATATCTCCTTGAATTATGTGAATACGTTCCATAATGCTTTTCCCCTTCCTATCCGTTAATAATGTTATTATACAGCATTTTCCTGAAAAATGAAATTACATTAGATATAAGCATTAAAAATTAAACAAATTTGGCTGTAAAATTAATCTAAATTTTTTGTGATAAATTAAAAGAAACAGATGAAGAAATAAAAAACGACAATATTAAAACTTACGATAATATTGATAAAATGTTTGAAGATATGAAAATCAAACCGAATGAAATATAAACAGTATTTTACAAAAATCTATAAAAAATTTTGCCACATAAACTAACCCAGTACCCATTAAGTACCCATTAAAAAATAAAAAAATCCATA comes from Acetivibrio thermocellus ATCC 27405 and encodes:
- the csx20 gene encoding CRISPR-associated protein Csx20, which produces MLKFISLLGTSKYVPCNYFIKNREELKINDCCYVQKAILDILRQENVIPDKIIIFTTDEAHVSNWENNKWNNKGDKNDVQEIEDELQKRPGLKGELEKYKELTGADFKSVRIPNGIREEDLWEIFRTIFDEIDENDEIIFDVTHSFRYLPMLVFIVINYARVVKKCKLKSIYYGAFEVLGTPETVAKIPLEERNAPIFDLTSFVDLFDWTMGIDRYLNTGDVSVVHELTDIQIKRVNKEKLKFISKSEQGVDPKTLFMDSRQLRALSESMKNFSDVVFTCRGLELTRVACELKEKLREVTESASRQHIIPLMPVLEMMKERFDKFSKDNDYINIIETARWCADNKMYQQGLTILEEGLISFGCEKLGYENLSDKIDLDKRRKIGSYAFVVSNDFGRKSDNKKEKIPLLNIKSDVITDLLILIDEISSIRNDINHAGWRKDPSEAGAFGEQLKNFISRAEKIISPENFSTESDKCINNDSVDKEKKMLLILSHKLVPKQEEEARQRFGISKFLPMPNELHNKWSNIPPELEDLRDYLNDILEWIDLNAQEGDYALIQGDYGATFIAVNHCLAKGIIPVYSTTHRIVREEKNEDKVISVREFEHVILRKYEN
- a CDS encoding O-acetyl-ADP-ribose deacetylase — translated: MERIHIIQGDITKIEADAIVNAANRTLLGGGGVDGAIHRAAGPELLEECRKLNGCETGEAKITKGYKLPAKYVIHTVGPVWKGGDKNEDQLLASCYRNSLKLAVENGIKTIAFPSISTGAYRFPVERAARIAMQEISEFLREDSSIEKVFMVCFDEGTMQAYMEAYKEIEKNGAV